Proteins encoded by one window of Kribbella italica:
- a CDS encoding HupE/UreJ family protein: protein MFFRSSVRAGFGTLLLAVLGLALGAPLASAHGFSSVVYVDVTAPERGHVRAELGLEYDLLVVSTADADAEQDDALFRAGTAAFDAQDPVAEAAALTAHTQSVNAYVGKRFTVAADGQACTPTQDGGYTMTERDGAPYVLLVLDYECPEPADEHEIRSELFPDGETYVKDTKTILTYDLDLKSGSAALDKEHRSFSTHQSTAERFWEFFRLGAEHLLTGIDHILFLLALIAGSRRLREVVLAATSFTLAHSVTFVLAALGIVQVPASFVEPVIALSIAVVAGWHLWRLRQRGLHAGELETIRNRHLSLDRAGWIRLGVVFCFGLVHGLGFASALGIDAAWSWQLLWSLLVFNIGLETVQLTIIALVFPVLALLRRRTPVTALWVTGVLSAGVAVTGLVWFVQRVAF, encoded by the coding sequence ATGTTTTTCCGTAGCTCTGTGCGTGCCGGGTTCGGCACGCTCCTCCTCGCCGTCCTGGGCCTGGCGCTCGGCGCCCCACTCGCGTCGGCGCACGGTTTCAGTTCGGTCGTGTACGTCGACGTCACGGCGCCCGAGCGCGGGCACGTCCGCGCCGAGCTCGGCCTCGAGTACGACCTGCTGGTGGTCTCCACCGCGGATGCCGACGCCGAGCAGGACGACGCCCTGTTTCGCGCGGGAACCGCCGCGTTCGACGCCCAGGATCCGGTCGCCGAAGCGGCGGCGCTGACGGCGCACACGCAGTCGGTGAACGCCTACGTCGGCAAGCGGTTCACCGTCGCGGCCGATGGCCAGGCCTGTACGCCGACGCAGGACGGTGGCTACACGATGACCGAGCGCGACGGTGCGCCGTACGTGCTGCTCGTCCTGGACTACGAGTGTCCCGAGCCCGCCGACGAGCACGAGATCCGCAGTGAGTTGTTCCCGGACGGCGAGACCTACGTCAAGGACACCAAGACGATCCTCACCTACGACCTCGATCTGAAGTCGGGCAGTGCCGCGCTCGACAAGGAGCACCGGTCGTTCTCGACCCACCAGTCGACGGCCGAGCGGTTCTGGGAGTTCTTCCGGCTCGGCGCCGAGCACCTGCTGACTGGCATCGATCACATCCTGTTCCTGCTCGCACTCATCGCCGGGTCCCGCCGGCTGCGCGAGGTCGTGCTCGCGGCGACGTCGTTCACGCTCGCGCACTCGGTCACGTTCGTGCTCGCCGCGCTCGGCATCGTGCAGGTGCCGGCGTCGTTCGTCGAGCCGGTGATCGCGCTGTCGATCGCGGTGGTCGCGGGCTGGCACCTTTGGCGCCTCAGGCAACGAGGTCTGCACGCGGGCGAGCTGGAGACGATCCGCAACCGCCACCTCAGCCTGGACCGCGCGGGCTGGATCCGGCTCGGGGTCGTGTTCTGCTTCGGGCTCGTGCACGGCCTCGGGTTCGCCAGCGCGCTGGGCATCGACGCGGCGTGGTCCTGGCAGCTGCTCTGGTCGCTGCTGGTGTTCAACATCGGCCTCGAGACCGTCCAGCTGACGATCATCGCGCTGGTCTTCCCGGTCCTCGCGCTGCTGCGCCGCCGTACGCCGGTCACCGCACTCTGGGTGACCGGTGTGCTCTCGGCCGGAGTCGCCGTGACCGGTCTGGTCTGGTTCGTCCAGCGGGTCGCATTTTGA
- the cobM gene encoding precorrin-4 C(11)-methyltransferase, with product MTVHFIGAGPGAADLITVRGRDLIASSPICLYAGALVPVELLDHCPDGARKVDTANLDLDQILAELSAAHEQGRDVARLHSGDPSVFSAMAEQMRRLDAVGIPYDVTPGVPAYAAAAATLRRELTVPEVGQTVILTRVGGRATAMPPGESLATLGASRATMVLHLAVQQIERLVEELVPNYGEDCPVAVVARASRPDELILRGTLADIAEQVQEAGVRRTAVVIVGETLAADNFRDSHLYSTTRDR from the coding sequence GTGACCGTCCACTTCATCGGCGCCGGGCCGGGCGCGGCCGACCTGATCACCGTGCGCGGCCGCGACCTGATCGCGAGCTCACCGATCTGCCTGTACGCCGGTGCGCTGGTCCCGGTCGAACTGCTCGACCACTGCCCGGACGGCGCCCGCAAGGTCGACACGGCCAACCTCGACCTGGACCAGATCCTCGCCGAGCTGTCCGCCGCGCACGAGCAGGGCCGCGACGTCGCGCGACTGCACTCCGGCGACCCGTCGGTCTTCTCGGCGATGGCCGAGCAGATGCGCCGGCTCGACGCCGTCGGTATCCCGTACGACGTGACGCCCGGCGTACCGGCGTACGCGGCCGCCGCCGCGACGCTCCGCCGCGAGCTCACCGTCCCCGAGGTCGGCCAGACCGTGATCCTGACCCGGGTCGGCGGCCGGGCGACCGCGATGCCGCCGGGTGAGAGCCTGGCCACGCTCGGCGCGAGCCGCGCCACGATGGTGCTGCACCTGGCCGTCCAGCAGATCGAGCGGCTGGTCGAGGAACTCGTCCCGAACTACGGCGAGGACTGCCCTGTCGCGGTCGTCGCCCGCGCGAGCCGGCCCGACGAGCTGATCCTGCGCGGCACGCTCGCCGACATCGCCGAGCAGGTGCAGGAGGCCGGCGTACGGCGTACTGCCGTCGTCATCGTCGGCGAGACGCTTGCCGCGGACAACTTTCGCGACAGCCACCTGTACTCGACGACGCGCGACCGCTAG
- the cbiE gene encoding precorrin-6y C5,15-methyltransferase (decarboxylating) subunit CbiE, producing MPEVTVVGVGADGWDGLSSKAREAISSAEVVMGSVRQLELVPGDEKVAWPSPLSESLPGLLATYKDQKICVLASGDPTFHGIGTTLTRLLGPEAVHVIPHPSSVSLACARLGWPQDQVQVVSLVGHPLELVHPHVQPGRRLVVLSWGAHTPAEVAQLLTDRGYGDSEITVLEQLGSAQETVRTTKARDWDHPVDALNVIGIDCRPDADARLLPTSPGLPDDAYESDGQLTKREVRAVTLSRLAPVPGQLLWDVGGGAGSIAIEWTRHHPSCRAVAIERDPDRAKRLDRNAAGLGVVVRTVVGAAPDALAELESPDAIFIGGGGTKPGVIETCWEALNPGGRLVMNGVTLETETLIARWYADLGGDLVRLSVQRASPVGGMTGWRAAMPVTIWSVTK from the coding sequence ATGCCTGAGGTGACCGTGGTCGGGGTCGGCGCGGACGGCTGGGACGGGCTGTCCTCGAAAGCACGCGAGGCGATCAGCAGCGCTGAAGTGGTGATGGGCAGTGTGCGGCAGCTGGAGTTGGTCCCTGGGGACGAGAAGGTCGCCTGGCCCTCGCCGTTGTCGGAGTCGTTGCCGGGGTTGCTGGCGACGTACAAGGACCAGAAGATCTGCGTCCTTGCCAGCGGCGACCCCACCTTCCACGGCATCGGTACGACGCTCACCCGCCTCCTCGGCCCCGAAGCAGTCCACGTGATCCCGCATCCGTCGAGCGTGTCGCTGGCCTGTGCGCGGTTGGGCTGGCCGCAGGACCAGGTCCAGGTGGTCAGCCTGGTCGGGCACCCGCTCGAGCTGGTCCACCCGCACGTCCAGCCGGGCCGGCGGTTGGTGGTGCTGAGCTGGGGCGCGCACACTCCGGCAGAGGTCGCCCAGCTGCTGACAGACCGCGGCTACGGCGACAGCGAGATCACCGTGCTGGAGCAGCTGGGTTCAGCACAGGAGACGGTCCGCACGACAAAGGCACGCGACTGGGACCACCCGGTCGACGCCCTCAACGTCATCGGCATCGACTGCCGGCCCGACGCCGACGCGCGCCTCCTGCCGACCAGCCCGGGCCTGCCCGACGACGCGTACGAGAGCGACGGCCAGCTGACCAAGCGGGAAGTCCGAGCGGTCACCCTGTCCCGGCTGGCTCCCGTACCGGGCCAGCTGCTCTGGGACGTCGGCGGCGGCGCGGGCAGCATCGCGATCGAGTGGACCCGCCATCACCCGAGCTGCCGCGCGGTGGCGATCGAGCGCGATCCCGACCGCGCCAAGCGCCTCGACCGCAACGCCGCCGGCCTCGGCGTGGTCGTCCGCACCGTCGTCGGCGCGGCACCTGACGCACTCGCCGAGCTGGAGAGCCCAGACGCGATCTTCATCGGCGGCGGTGGCACCAAGCCCGGCGTGATCGAGACCTGCTGGGAAGCGCTCAACCCCGGCGGCCGCCTGGTGATGAACGGTGTCACCCTCGAGACCGAGACCCTGATCGCCCGCTGGTACGCCGACCTGGGCGGCGACCTCGTCCGCCTGTCGGTGCAGCGGGCCTCACCGGTCGGCGGTATGACCGGCTGGCGTGCCGCGATGCCCGTGACGATCTGGAGCGTGACCAAGTGA
- a CDS encoding TIGR03618 family F420-dependent PPOX class oxidoreductase, whose product MSGPLSDQSSAFVEFWTERHLCVLSTVRKDGSVHSTPVGVTVDFEAGVARVICSGTSHKARVVRAAGAEGAAVAVAQVDGRKWSSLEGRAVVRDDPAEVADAERRYAERYKQPRVNPQRVVLEIAVTKVLGNA is encoded by the coding sequence GTGTCGGGACCGTTGAGTGACCAGTCGTCCGCGTTCGTCGAGTTCTGGACCGAGCGGCACTTGTGTGTGTTGAGCACGGTGCGGAAGGACGGGTCGGTGCACTCCACCCCGGTGGGAGTGACGGTGGACTTCGAGGCCGGGGTGGCTCGGGTGATCTGTAGCGGGACGTCGCACAAGGCTCGGGTGGTTCGGGCGGCGGGGGCCGAGGGGGCGGCGGTCGCGGTGGCTCAGGTGGACGGGCGGAAGTGGTCGTCGCTGGAGGGGCGCGCGGTGGTGCGCGACGACCCGGCCGAGGTGGCGGACGCGGAGCGTCGGTACGCCGAGCGGTACAAGCAGCCGCGGGTGAATCCTCAGCGGGTCGTGCTGGAGATCGCCGTCACGAAGGTGCTCGGTAATGCCTGA
- a CDS encoding ABC transporter permease: MRDFVGTSTLVRLALRRDRVLIPLWVVVFMATAAGSAKASIDVFPDVQSRVEAANTTNASPALLSLYGRIFDPTSLGEVSLFKLTNFGALLVGLLAAILVNRHTRGEEETGRLELLSAGVLGRYAALTASLIVASGTVILLGLFSALGLIGAGLPATGSFAFGLTWAAAGLAFAGVSALVVQLTENARTATGMTAVVLGVAYVLRAIGDSSASGSSEWVSWLSPIGWTQQIRPFAGDRFVVALLPIALLAVLVVAAFALLRRRDIGAGLVRPRPGPPVAARSLRSPLALAWRLQRGALYGWSAAFLLLGLIVGNIASNVDGFVTSDSAKELVQKLGGVEGITDAFLATETGLLGLLASAFGIQAALRLRSEETALRAEPLLATGVTRTRWLSSHVLIALLGTTLLALLGGLGSGISSGASLGNMGHQIPRLLAAAAVQLPATWLVTALVILLFGALPRAVTAAWFLYGLFLLVGEFGSVFNLPESVMNLSPYAHTPRLPGGDFSATPLIWLLAITAALTAAGYTTFRRRDIG, translated from the coding sequence ATGAGAGACTTCGTCGGTACGTCGACCCTGGTGCGACTGGCCCTGCGCCGCGACCGGGTGCTGATCCCCTTGTGGGTGGTCGTTTTCATGGCCACCGCCGCCGGTTCGGCCAAGGCGTCGATCGACGTCTTCCCGGACGTGCAGTCCCGGGTCGAGGCAGCGAACACGACCAACGCGTCGCCCGCGCTGCTCTCGCTCTACGGCCGCATCTTCGACCCGACCTCGCTCGGCGAGGTGTCGCTGTTCAAGCTGACCAACTTCGGCGCTCTCCTGGTCGGGCTGCTGGCCGCGATCCTCGTCAACCGCCACACCCGCGGTGAGGAGGAGACCGGCCGGCTCGAACTGCTCAGCGCCGGCGTCCTCGGCCGGTACGCCGCGCTGACCGCGTCCCTGATCGTTGCCTCCGGCACCGTCATCCTGCTCGGCCTCTTCAGCGCGCTGGGCCTGATCGGCGCGGGCCTGCCGGCCACCGGATCCTTCGCCTTCGGCCTGACCTGGGCGGCCGCCGGCCTGGCCTTCGCGGGCGTCAGTGCGCTCGTCGTACAACTCACCGAGAACGCCCGTACGGCGACCGGCATGACCGCGGTCGTCCTCGGCGTCGCCTACGTCCTGCGCGCGATCGGCGACTCGTCGGCCAGCGGCAGCTCCGAGTGGGTCTCCTGGCTGTCCCCGATCGGCTGGACCCAGCAGATCCGCCCGTTCGCGGGTGACCGGTTCGTCGTCGCGCTGCTGCCGATCGCGCTGCTCGCCGTACTGGTGGTGGCTGCTTTCGCCCTGCTCCGCCGCCGGGACATCGGCGCCGGCCTCGTGCGCCCGCGGCCCGGCCCACCGGTCGCAGCTCGGTCTCTCCGGTCACCTCTGGCCCTGGCGTGGCGTCTGCAACGAGGCGCGCTCTACGGCTGGTCCGCCGCGTTCCTCCTGCTCGGCCTGATCGTCGGCAACATCGCCAGCAACGTCGACGGCTTCGTCACCAGCGACAGCGCCAAGGAACTCGTCCAGAAGCTCGGCGGCGTCGAAGGCATCACCGACGCGTTCCTCGCCACCGAAACCGGACTCCTCGGCCTCCTGGCCAGCGCCTTCGGCATCCAGGCCGCCCTGCGCCTCCGCTCGGAGGAGACTGCCCTCCGCGCCGAACCCCTGCTGGCCACCGGCGTCACCAGAACCCGCTGGCTCTCCAGCCACGTCCTCATCGCCCTCCTGGGCACCACGCTCCTGGCACTCCTCGGCGGCCTCGGCAGCGGCATCTCCAGCGGCGCCTCCCTGGGCAACATGGGCCACCAGATCCCCCGCCTCCTGGCCGCCGCCGCAGTCCAGCTCCCCGCCACCTGGCTGGTCACCGCCCTCGTCATCCTCCTCTTCGGAGCCCTACCCCGAGCGGTCACCGCGGCCTGGTTCCTCTACGGCCTCTTCCTCCTCGTCGGCGAGTTCGGCTCGGTCTTCAACCTCCCCGAGTCCGTCATGAACCTCAGCCCCTACGCCCACACCCCCCGCCTCCCCGGCGGCGACTTCTCCGCCACCCCACTGATCTGGCTCCTCGCCATCACCGCAGCCCTCACCGCCGCCGGCTACACCACCTTCCGCCGCCGAGACATCGGCTAG
- a CDS encoding ABC transporter ATP-binding protein, protein MTSAIIVSGLHKSYGATHALDGLDLDVATGEVHGFLGPNGAGKSTTIRVLLGLLRGDSGDVSLLGGDPWHDAAALHRRLAYVPGDVNLWPNLTGGEVIDLLGRLRGGLDPKKRDDLLRRFDLDPTKKGRTYSKGNRQKVALVAALASDVELLILDEPTSGLDPLMEEVFRQCIEEERHRDRTVLLSSHILSEVEALCDRISIIRKGKVVETGTLSDLRHLTRTSIQAELAASPNGIAALPGVHNLDVEGNRVRCEVDTAQLDGLMKQLAASGIKSLVAQPPTLEELFLRHYEDDSATPEMADA, encoded by the coding sequence ATGACATCAGCCATCATCGTCTCCGGACTGCACAAGTCGTACGGCGCGACGCACGCCCTCGACGGTCTCGACCTCGACGTCGCGACCGGTGAGGTGCACGGATTCCTGGGCCCGAACGGCGCCGGGAAGTCCACCACCATCCGCGTTCTGCTCGGTCTGCTCCGCGGTGACTCCGGCGATGTCTCGCTGCTCGGCGGCGACCCGTGGCACGACGCCGCGGCCCTGCACCGCCGGCTCGCCTACGTGCCGGGTGACGTGAACCTGTGGCCGAACCTGACCGGCGGCGAGGTGATCGACCTGCTCGGCCGGCTGCGTGGGGGACTGGACCCCAAGAAGCGCGACGACCTGCTGCGCCGCTTCGACCTGGACCCGACCAAGAAGGGCCGGACGTACTCCAAGGGCAACCGGCAGAAGGTCGCGCTGGTCGCGGCGCTCGCCTCCGACGTCGAGCTGCTGATTCTGGACGAGCCGACCTCCGGTCTGGACCCGCTGATGGAGGAGGTGTTCCGCCAGTGCATCGAGGAGGAGCGCCACCGGGACCGGACCGTCCTGCTGTCCAGCCACATCCTGTCCGAGGTCGAGGCGCTCTGCGACCGGATCAGCATCATCCGCAAGGGCAAGGTGGTCGAGACCGGCACGCTGTCCGACCTGCGGCACCTGACCCGGACGTCGATCCAGGCCGAGCTGGCCGCGTCGCCGAACGGGATCGCCGCGCTGCCCGGTGTCCACAACCTCGATGTCGAGGGCAACCGGGTGCGCTGCGAGGTCGACACCGCGCAGCTCGACGGCCTGATGAAGCAGCTCGCCGCGAGCGGGATCAAGAGCCTGGTCGCGCAGCCGCCGACGCTGGAGGAGCTGTTCCTGCGGCACTACGAGGACGACTCCGCCACGCCTGAGATGGCTGATGCCTGA
- a CDS encoding GbsR/MarR family transcriptional regulator, producing the protein MNARDDETSQRFAEQFGNLLAETGWPRMSARVFATILISEQGRMTSAQLSEQLQASPAAVSGAVRFLVQMRLASREREPGSRRDVYVVQDDFWYESMMRQDRYLSRWRESLEQLQASVGRHSEADRRIRGTLGFVDFIESEMDELSARWVKYKATLDAELDAEFGKN; encoded by the coding sequence ATGAACGCACGCGACGACGAGACCTCCCAGCGATTCGCCGAGCAGTTCGGGAACCTGCTGGCCGAAACCGGGTGGCCACGGATGTCGGCCCGGGTCTTCGCCACGATCCTGATCAGCGAGCAGGGACGGATGACGTCGGCCCAGCTGTCCGAGCAGCTGCAGGCGAGCCCGGCCGCGGTGTCCGGCGCGGTCCGGTTCCTGGTGCAGATGCGGCTGGCCAGCCGCGAGCGCGAGCCGGGCAGCCGGCGCGACGTGTACGTCGTGCAGGACGACTTCTGGTACGAGTCGATGATGCGCCAGGACCGCTACCTGAGTCGCTGGCGGGAGAGTCTCGAGCAGCTCCAGGCCTCGGTCGGCCGGCACAGCGAGGCCGACCGCCGGATCCGCGGCACGCTCGGCTTCGTGGACTTCATCGAGTCCGAGATGGACGAGCTGAGCGCGCGCTGGGTCAAGTACAAGGCCACGCTCGATGCGGAGCTCGATGCGGAGTTCGGCAAGAACTGA
- a CDS encoding IS30 family transposase has product MRRRDAARQVGVHERTAQDWDRGVRKIGDARLHTDGRRIDYKTGVTTIAVAAGPCLAAVEAELHARFLTVTERELIADLRRRGDSLRAIGRALGRSASTVKREIDARSVEGVYRPHRAQRAWAASRARPKESMLAQEGRLRGYVAGKLREQWSPEQICQALVMEFPDDEGMRVSPETIYQAIYVQARGGLRREVTVALRTGRTRRKPRRRPEQRTPRFVDEMVMISERPADVEDRAVPGHWEGDLIVGTRNESAIVTLVERSTRYVMLGHLPGGHTAEEVRDVLVVLIQTLPAHLRGSLTWDQGCEMAAHKQFTVATGVPVYFCDPHSPWQRGSNENTNGLLRQYFPKGTDLSAHSPEDLEHVAQKLNGRPRKTLDWKTPAERLRDLLTTT; this is encoded by the coding sequence GTGCGGCGCCGCGATGCGGCACGGCAGGTCGGGGTGCATGAGCGTACTGCGCAGGACTGGGACCGGGGGGTCCGCAAGATCGGTGACGCGCGCCTGCACACTGATGGTCGCCGGATCGACTACAAGACCGGTGTGACCACCATTGCTGTTGCGGCAGGGCCGTGTCTTGCGGCCGTCGAGGCCGAGCTGCATGCTCGGTTCCTCACGGTGACCGAGCGGGAGTTGATCGCTGATCTGCGTCGCCGGGGCGATTCGCTGCGGGCGATCGGGCGGGCGCTGGGCCGGTCGGCGTCCACGGTCAAACGCGAGATCGACGCCCGTTCGGTCGAGGGCGTCTACCGGCCGCACCGGGCGCAGCGGGCCTGGGCAGCCAGTCGTGCACGGCCCAAGGAATCGATGCTGGCCCAGGAGGGCCGGCTGCGCGGCTACGTCGCGGGCAAGCTGCGGGAGCAGTGGTCACCTGAGCAGATCTGTCAGGCTCTGGTCATGGAGTTCCCCGACGACGAGGGCATGCGGGTGAGCCCGGAGACGATCTACCAGGCGATCTATGTCCAGGCCCGTGGTGGGCTGCGCCGCGAGGTCACGGTCGCGCTGCGCACCGGGCGCACCCGCCGCAAACCCCGCCGCAGGCCCGAGCAGCGCACGCCCCGGTTCGTCGACGAGATGGTGATGATCTCCGAACGCCCTGCAGACGTCGAGGACCGGGCGGTTCCTGGCCACTGGGAAGGCGATCTGATCGTCGGCACCCGCAACGAGTCCGCGATCGTGACCCTGGTCGAACGCTCGACCCGCTACGTCATGCTCGGGCACCTGCCCGGCGGGCACACCGCCGAAGAGGTCCGCGACGTGCTGGTGGTCTTGATCCAGACCCTGCCCGCACATTTACGTGGCTCGCTGACCTGGGACCAGGGTTGCGAGATGGCCGCCCACAAGCAGTTCACCGTGGCAACCGGCGTTCCGGTCTACTTCTGCGACCCGCACTCGCCCTGGCAAAGGGGATCGAACGAAAACACCAACGGCCTGCTACGCCAGTACTTCCCCAAGGGCACCGACCTGTCCGCCCACAGTCCCGAAGACCTCGAACACGTCGCCCAGAAACTCAACGGCCGACCACGCAAAACGCTCGACTGGAAAACCCCAGCCGAGCGCCTGCGTGATCTACTGACAACCACATAA
- a CDS encoding alpha/beta fold hydrolase has protein sequence MFTPRKIAVALATALVLPLLTATTATAAPKPTDPPTPSIPQKYLDQPITWSVCSFDAQIKALYPQAPTTNCAKVKVPMDWANPTAHPDVEVAISYSKATGTSKGLMASNPGGPGGAGLTLSAALATDKPQLFSDFDLVGFDPRGFGQSTPLQCITTAEALNALPVTPDYKERTKLTHKVEKAEAKLQADACAATEFGQFVSSQQTVYDMEFIRALLKARQLNFIGYSYGTWLGGWYADTYPNKVGRFVLDSNMDWTHTQWDNVNFDPFSGQRRRDTQLIPWIARHADQITGLGKTPAQVLAKYNGIRASLVTLVKADESSVRGDGLDGNIYSAIYGNVRFIRATMDILVHDEFVKDPDAGEVTVQHVDRAWARLAPELQAFDTLAAIRARYGVSAAALTTAGLEAAQADSAKSVLADARETAARATSGDQPVNLGAIGTTVRCNDTAWNKDPNFYTKEADRMAKKYSFFGYMNGVPMCAYWNYAPQDRKLDLKGSPRMLIVQGELDPATSYEGSLRTHNDTKQVTRFVAIDDEGQHGQYIGSASACAEAIGDRFVFSGELPGKDQVCGTSPLPAELSVYPVKGPVDGKLVPLPKSKAGSLKVSPLLQQTLDRVANNTLR, from the coding sequence GTGTTCACACCCCGGAAGATCGCGGTGGCACTGGCCACGGCGCTGGTCCTTCCGCTGCTGACGGCCACCACGGCCACAGCCGCGCCGAAGCCGACCGACCCGCCGACGCCGTCCATCCCGCAGAAGTACCTCGACCAGCCGATCACCTGGTCGGTCTGCTCGTTCGACGCCCAGATCAAGGCGCTCTACCCGCAGGCCCCGACGACCAACTGCGCCAAGGTCAAGGTGCCGATGGACTGGGCGAACCCGACCGCGCACCCCGACGTCGAGGTCGCCATCTCCTACAGCAAGGCGACCGGTACGTCGAAGGGCCTGATGGCCTCCAACCCCGGCGGTCCCGGCGGCGCCGGCCTCACGCTGAGCGCCGCGCTGGCCACCGACAAGCCGCAGCTGTTCAGCGACTTCGACCTGGTCGGCTTCGACCCGCGCGGGTTCGGCCAGAGCACGCCGCTGCAGTGCATCACCACCGCCGAGGCGCTGAACGCCCTGCCGGTGACGCCGGACTACAAGGAGCGCACCAAGCTCACCCACAAGGTCGAGAAGGCCGAGGCGAAGCTGCAGGCCGACGCCTGCGCGGCGACCGAGTTCGGCCAGTTCGTCAGCAGCCAGCAGACCGTGTACGACATGGAGTTCATCCGCGCGCTGCTCAAGGCCCGGCAGCTGAACTTCATCGGCTACAGCTACGGCACCTGGCTCGGCGGCTGGTACGCCGACACCTACCCGAACAAGGTCGGCCGGTTCGTGCTCGACTCGAACATGGACTGGACCCACACCCAGTGGGACAACGTGAACTTCGACCCGTTCTCCGGCCAGCGCCGCCGCGACACCCAGCTGATCCCGTGGATCGCCCGGCACGCCGACCAGATCACCGGCCTCGGCAAGACCCCGGCGCAGGTGCTGGCGAAGTACAACGGCATCCGCGCGTCGCTGGTCACGCTGGTCAAGGCCGACGAGAGCTCGGTCCGCGGTGACGGCCTGGACGGCAACATCTACAGCGCGATCTACGGCAACGTCCGGTTCATCCGGGCGACGATGGACATCCTGGTCCACGACGAGTTCGTGAAGGACCCGGACGCCGGCGAGGTCACCGTGCAGCACGTCGACCGCGCGTGGGCCCGGCTCGCGCCGGAGCTGCAGGCCTTCGACACGCTCGCCGCGATCAGGGCCCGGTACGGCGTGAGCGCCGCGGCGCTGACGACGGCCGGCCTGGAGGCCGCGCAGGCCGACTCGGCCAAGTCGGTGCTCGCCGACGCCCGGGAGACCGCCGCGCGCGCGACGTCCGGCGACCAGCCGGTCAACCTCGGGGCGATCGGGACCACCGTGCGCTGCAACGACACGGCCTGGAACAAGGACCCGAACTTCTACACCAAGGAAGCCGACCGGATGGCCAAGAAGTACAGCTTCTTCGGCTACATGAACGGCGTCCCGATGTGCGCGTACTGGAACTACGCCCCGCAGGACCGCAAGCTGGACCTGAAGGGCTCGCCGCGGATGCTGATCGTCCAGGGCGAGCTCGACCCGGCGACGTCGTACGAGGGTTCGCTGCGTACGCACAACGACACCAAGCAGGTCACCCGCTTCGTCGCGATCGACGACGAGGGTCAGCACGGCCAGTACATCGGCTCGGCCTCGGCCTGTGCCGAGGCGATCGGTGACCGGTTCGTCTTCAGCGGCGAGCTGCCCGGCAAGGACCAGGTCTGCGGCACCAGCCCGCTGCCGGCCGAGCTGTCGGTCTACCCGGTCAAGGGCCCGGTCGACGGCAAGCTGGTTCCGCTGCCGAAGTCGAAGGCCGGCTCGCTCAAGGTGAGCCCGCTGCTGCAGCAGACGCTCGACAGGGTGGCGAACAACACGCTGCGTTAG
- a CDS encoding NBR1-Ig-like domain-containing protein produces MRPAQARTVIGSRMRELREAAGVPLTRAASQSGWDKGHLSRVERGHTKPSRELIEWYDEQFGADSSLVNQLVELDAAVRAGKDVSQRDQRRHVQPVILGGSVPVDHHPEDRAELVGESVPDGTQVVRDQKFEKTWEIRNSGERPWQDRWLTRQGAAATPGWMRSPRSARIPDAVPGQIVAVAMMLQAPSQAGASTAYFKITDEAGRLYYPGLESPPIYCTIHTVYEL; encoded by the coding sequence GTGAGGCCAGCTCAGGCACGGACCGTGATCGGCAGCCGGATGCGCGAGCTGCGGGAAGCAGCCGGCGTACCGCTGACGCGCGCGGCCAGCCAGTCCGGCTGGGACAAGGGACACCTGTCGCGGGTCGAGCGCGGCCACACCAAACCGAGCCGCGAACTGATCGAGTGGTACGACGAGCAGTTCGGCGCTGACAGCTCCCTGGTGAACCAGTTGGTCGAGCTCGACGCCGCCGTCCGGGCCGGCAAGGACGTCTCCCAGCGTGACCAGCGCCGCCACGTCCAGCCCGTCATCCTGGGCGGATCCGTCCCCGTCGACCACCATCCCGAGGACCGCGCGGAGCTCGTCGGCGAGAGCGTGCCGGACGGGACCCAGGTGGTCCGGGACCAGAAGTTCGAGAAGACCTGGGAGATCCGCAACAGCGGCGAACGCCCGTGGCAGGACCGCTGGCTGACCCGGCAGGGCGCCGCGGCGACGCCCGGCTGGATGCGTTCACCGCGGTCGGCGCGCATCCCGGACGCCGTACCGGGGCAGATCGTGGCGGTCGCGATGATGCTCCAGGCCCCGTCGCAGGCCGGCGCCTCCACGGCGTACTTCAAGATCACCGACGAGGCCGGCCGGCTCTACTACCCGGGCCTGGAGTCCCCTCCGATCTACTGCACGATCCATACCGTCTACGAGCTGTAG